In Juglans microcarpa x Juglans regia isolate MS1-56 chromosome 4S, Jm3101_v1.0, whole genome shotgun sequence, a single window of DNA contains:
- the LOC121262338 gene encoding splicing factor-like protein 1 translates to MASLDESQQQPLSIPPPPKTLDQDPTHYFPQNTPENNVSFPTSDDHKPDFPKPFLSDNGFTNTHSGTTDKDHSGGEEETTSRRRRRRSRWDPQPDSNDNNHQNGEDSGSGTRKRKSRWADDDPKPSMPIQLPDFMKELTGGIEFDPEIQALNSRLLEISRMLSSGLPLDDRPEGARSPSPEPIYDNMGIRINTREYRARERLNKERTDIISQIIKRNPAFKPPADYRPPKLQKKLYIPMKEYPGYNFIGLIIGPRGNTQKRMERETGAKIVIRGKGSVKEGRLQQKRDLKMPDPSENEDLHVLVEAETQDALDAAAGMVEKLLQPVDEVLNEHKRQQLRELAALNGTIRDEEFCRLCGEPGHRQYACPSRTSTFKSDVLCKICGDGGHPTIDCPVKGTTGKKMDDEYQNFLAELGGTVPESATKQNSMLALGAGPGNSGSNPPWASNAGNAASASQAGLGSIGVKPTKEIDDTNLYIGYLPPTLEDDGLISLFSPFGDIVMAKVIKDRVTGLSKGYGFVKYADVQMANNATASMNGYRLEGRTIAVRVAGRPPQPVVPPGPPASAMSSYPVSSQPHGAYPSQQFTAGGPFGNAPPGSFGMTPVPWGSPVPPPYAPYAPSPPGSTMYPPPVQGQPMPPYGVQYPPPPVQPVPPGAPSQPATSSEAQQSYPPGVQSENSTTQSMPTNIYGNPLAAMPQPSYSTSSYGYSNYYSAVPPPPPPPASVPSSTGDQSQSIGNMPWATNPPLPPPVSSAEKTTYGADAEYEKFMAEMK, encoded by the coding sequence ATGGCTTCCCTAGACGAGTCTCAACAACAACCCCTTTCTATCCCCCCTCCTCCTAAAACCCTAGATCAGGATCCCACTCACTATTTTCCCCAAAATACTCCCGAGAACAATGTCTCTTTTCCCACCTCTGACGACCACAAGCCCGATTTCCCAAAACCCTTCCTCTCCGATAATGGCTTCACCAATACCCACAGCGGCACCACCGACAAGGACCACTCCGGCGGTGAAGAGGAAACCACCAGTCGCCGCCGTCGCCGACGCAGCCGATGGGATCCACAACCGGATTCCAACGACAATAACCACCAAAACGGCGAAGATTCCGGCAGTGGAACGAGGAAGAGGAAATCTAGGTGGGCCGACGACGACCCCAAGCCGTCCATGCCGATTCAGCTTCCCGATTTCATGAAAGAACTCACCGGAGGTATTGAATTCGATCCTGAAATTCAAGCTTTGAATAGTAGGCTTTTAGAGATTAGTCGGATGCTATCGTCCGGTTTGCCTCTAGACGATAGACCAGAAGGGGCTCGGTCCCCTTCGCCCGAACCAATATATGATAACATGGGCATTAGAATTAACACTAGGGAGTATCGTGCCAGAGAGAGATTGAACAAAGAGAGGACTGATATTATCTCTCAGATTATAAAACGGAACCCGGCTTTCAAGCCACCGGCAGATTATCGGCCCCCAAAGCTTCAAAAGAAGCTTTACATACCGATGAAAGAGTACCCTGGATATAATTTTATTGGCCTTATTATTGGGCCAAGAGGGAATACGCAGAAGAGGATGGAGAGAGAGACGGGTGCCAAGATTGTAATTCGGGGAAAAGGATCGGTGAAGGAGGGTAGGTTGCAACAGAAAAGGGATTTGAAGATGCCGGATCCTTCTGAGAATGAGGACTTGCATGTGCTGGTAGAGGCGGAGACGCAGGATGCGCTTGATGCTGCGGCAGGGATGGTGGAGAAGCTGTTGCAGCCGGTTGATGAGGTGTTGAATGAGCATAAAAGGCAGCAGCTAAGGGAGCTGGCTGCCTTGAATGGGACCATAAGAGATGAAGAGTTTTGTAGGTTGTGTGGTGAGCCAGGTCATCGCCAGTATGCATGCCCCTCGCGTACTTCAACTTTTAAGAGCGATGTGTTGTGTAAAATATGTGGTGATGGTGGGCACCCTACTATTGATTGTCCAGTAAAAGGGACCACTGGGAAGAAGATGGATGATGAGTATCAAAACTTTTTGGCAGAGTTAGGAGGGACGGTTCCTGAGTCAGCAACTAAGCAAAACAGTATGTTGGCACTTGGCGCAGGACCTGGAAATTCAGGAAGCAATCCTCCTTGGGCTAGTAATGCTGGCAATGCTGCTAGTGCATCACAAGCAGGGTTAGGTTCAATTGGAGTCAAACCTACCAAGGAAATTGATGATACAAACTTGTATATTGGTTATCTGCCACCTACGCTTGAGGATGATGGTCTGATCAGTTTGTTTTCACCTTTTGGAGATATCGTGATGGCTAAGGTTATCAAGGATCGGGTTACGGGATTGAGCAAAGGGTATGGTTTTGTGAAGTATGCAGATGTTCAAATGGCCAATAATGCAACTGCGAGCATGAATGGTTATCGTCTAGAGGGGCGGACTATTGCTGTGAGAGTTGCTGGTCGGCCGCCTCAGCCTGTCGTGCCTCCTGGCCCACCAGCCTCAGCAATGTCCTCATATCCAGTTTCAAGTCAGCCCCATGGTGCCTATCCATCTCAGCAATTTACAGCAGGTGGTCCTTTTGGGAATGCACCACCTGGAAGTTTTGGAATGACTCCAGTTCCATGGGGATCTCCTGTTCCTCCTCCCTATGCTCCTTATGCACCTTCCCCTCCTGGTTCAACCATGTATCCTCCTCCTGTCCAGGGTCAACCTATGCCACCTTATGGTGTACAGTATCCTCCACCACCTGTGCAACCAGTTCCTCCTGGTGCACCGTCTCAGCCTGCAACTTCAAGTGAAGCACAACAGAGTTATCCTCCAGGAGTGCAATCTGAGAACAGTACTACACAATCTATGCCAACCAATATATATGGGAACCCTTTAGCTGCAATGCCACAACCTTCATATTCCACATCTTCATATGGCTATTCAAATTATTACAGCGCTGTCCCCccgccacctcctcctcctgcaTCTGTTCCTAGCTCAACAGGTGACCAATCACAGAGCATTGGGAACATGCCTTGGGCCACAAATCCACCTTTGCCTCCTCCTGTTTCTTCGGCTGAGAAGACAACATATGGTGCAGATGCAGAGTATGAGAAGTTCATGGcagagatgaaataa